TCAAGCGGAAAAACGCGGCGCGCTGTCTTGTAACCTCTCGCTTCCGCAACCGTGCAACTGTTCGTAGAGAGCAGGCATGCGCTGGGCGCGTGCGTCCCACGTTTCCGTGCGGGCGAAATTCCACCCCACCGTGCCCATGCGACAACGCAAATCGGGAGAGGCGGCCAGCAGGTCCATCGCGCTGGCAAGCCCCTGAATCGTGCCCGCCACGGTCGTAATGGGCACCTTGATGCTGGCGCCAGCCGGAACGAACGTTCCCACGCCCTGGTGGTCGAGCGTGACTACCGGCAGGGCCTGCGAGCACGCTTCCAGCACCTGCATGCCGAAGGAGTCGCGCAGGCTGGTGAAAAGAAAGATGTCGCTCTGCCGATAAAGCTCGAACATGCGCTGCCACGCGACATGCCCGAGAAAACGTTGAGCGCTTATTTCTTTCCCCACTTCGGAAACCACGTGAACTGCACCGAGGTACTGAAGTTCGACTGCTTCCCCGGAGCCAGCAGCGGGAACTTCCAGTTCTCATACTGTACATTCGTGGTGAGGCCGAGATCGGGGCGAAGCATGAACTCCCCACGCGCGGAGAAGTCCTGCAGCGACCCGCCTTGCAGGAAGTCTTTGTCCACCCACTGCTGACGGTATCCGATCTGAACTTTGTTGCGCGGCGCCAGCCAATAAGTGCTCCAGAACTGCATGCCCGAGCCCTGGCGTCCGACCCAGTGTCCCAGCAGCTGGCCCGCATTGGTGTAGCCGTCAGGATAGCGGGCGCTCTTGTAGCTGAAACCTGGCGCCAGCAGGCCCGCCGGCAAGTCGGTGAACACGCCTTCGGCGCGGAAGTCGAGCTTGGGCAGCTTCGGGATTTGTGGCATGTAGATGCCAGGGTTCATCGCCGAGCGGCGCGGGTACGCGATGGGCGAGATTTCATCTTCAGCGAACGCGTCGTTATAGAAGACCAGCCACTTGCGCAGCTTCGGGACGCGCCAGGTGAAGTCCACGGCGGATCGCCGGTCGCCGGGATCGTCCGGACCGAAGGAGTTCGCCGTCGAGAACAGGCTGTTAATGAAGCGGCGGGTGGTGAAGGGAAACTTTGGCCCGCCCATCAGCGTGGTGCGCGAAATGCTGAACTCGAAGTTTGGCGTGGGCTTGAAGCTGATTTTCTGCCCGTGGATGAATGGCTGCGGATCGAAGGAAGCGTCGGGACTGATGATCACTCCCGTCTCCGAGTTCCCGCGATGCACGCCGCTCTGGCG
The genomic region above belongs to Terriglobales bacterium and contains:
- a CDS encoding glycosyltransferase family 4 protein is translated as MVSEVGKEISAQRFLGHVAWQRMFELYRQSDIFLFTSLRDSFGMQVLEACSQALPVVTLDHQGVGTFVPAGASIKVPITTVAGTIQGLASAMDLLAASPDLRCRMGTVGWNFARTETWDARAQRMPALYEQLHGCGSERLQDSAPRFSA